Proteins from a genomic interval of Chloroflexota bacterium:
- a CDS encoding creatininase family protein: protein MAGTVYHYAELTQPQLLALDRTRTLAVMALSPLETHGPHLPLGTDVFVAEALRDRVIQKLQSAMPELDYLVFPSVALGADPIPAPGSVKIDSRAIHLLLVSTAASLAGLGFKWMLVTDNHGGARHQAAIEKAVRKAWKKHHFALICPFLNFYRRMVEHDPALLEATGTAPRSCGDIDDAHAGTNETSLMLAIAPDRVAADWRQVPPATINRDNHLYRVLSLLGGVIGLLGADTLGRDLEYMGSGLSWQNARPMPPYMGAPAEADPDRGRRMLEAHADEAVAQVRRALEGHPPFSTPLLWGLRFAEPS, encoded by the coding sequence ATGGCCGGAACCGTTTACCACTACGCCGAACTGACCCAACCTCAACTGCTGGCCCTGGACAGAACCCGCACCCTGGCCGTCATGGCGCTGAGTCCGCTGGAGACGCACGGCCCCCATCTGCCGCTGGGCACCGATGTGTTCGTGGCCGAGGCGCTGCGCGACCGTGTGATACAGAAACTTCAGTCGGCCATGCCCGAACTGGACTATCTGGTCTTTCCCAGCGTCGCGCTGGGCGCGGATCCGATTCCGGCGCCCGGGTCTGTGAAGATTGACAGCAGGGCCATCCACCTGCTGCTGGTCTCCACGGCGGCCAGCCTTGCCGGTCTCGGGTTCAAGTGGATGCTGGTAACCGACAATCACGGCGGGGCGCGCCACCAGGCGGCCATTGAGAAGGCGGTGCGCAAGGCGTGGAAGAAGCACCACTTCGCGCTCATCTGCCCGTTTCTCAACTTCTACCGCCGCATGGTGGAGCACGACCCGGCCCTGCTGGAGGCGACCGGCACAGCCCCGCGCTCATGCGGCGACATTGACGATGCGCACGCCGGCACCAACGAGACTTCACTCATGCTGGCCATCGCCCCCGACCGCGTCGCGGCCGATTGGCGGCAGGTGCCGCCCGCCACCATCAACCGCGACAACCATTTGTACCGCGTGTTGTCGCTGCTGGGCGGCGTCATCGGGCTGCTGGGCGCCGATACGCTGGGGCGCGACCTGGAGTACATGGGGTCAGGGCTGTCGTGGCAGAACGCCAGACCCATGCCGCCCTACATGGGTGCGCCGGCCGAGGCCGACCCCGATCGCGGGCGGCGCATGTTGGAGGCGCACGCCGACGAGGCCGTGGCCCAGGTGCGGCGCGCGCTGGAGGGCCACCCGCCTTTCAGCACGCCGCTCCTCTGGGGGCTGCGCTTCGCCGAGCCAAGTTAG
- a CDS encoding rod shape-determining protein translates to MFNPIAAFLGLFSLDIGIDLGTANTLVYVKSKGIIINEPSWVAVDKRTKQVLAIGSEAKDMVGRTPANITAIRPLRDGVISDFVVTERMLHYFIRKAHEKMVFSVPRPRVVVGIPSGVTEVEKRAVSDACLSAGAREAYLIEEPKAAAIGAGLPITESVGSMIVDIGGGTTEVAVLSLGGVVVSRSIRVAGDEMDDDIINYARQKYNLLIGERMAERVKIAIGSAYPLPEEKTMTLRGRNLVTGLPEEVEVSSIEIREALAGSVATIVNSVKEALDDTPPELVADLMENGIALAGGGALLQGMATRLSEETHMRVYVAENPMWCVALGAGKVLENLDSLRKVLADSRRPRKR, encoded by the coding sequence ATGTTCAACCCGATCGCCGCCTTCCTGGGGCTATTCTCCCTGGACATCGGCATTGACCTGGGAACGGCCAACACGCTGGTTTACGTCAAAAGCAAGGGCATCATCATCAACGAGCCGTCCTGGGTGGCTGTGGACAAGAGAACCAAGCAGGTGCTGGCCATCGGCAGCGAGGCGAAGGACATGGTCGGACGCACGCCCGCCAACATCACCGCCATTCGCCCCCTGCGCGACGGCGTCATCTCCGATTTCGTCGTTACCGAGCGGATGCTTCACTACTTCATTCGCAAGGCGCACGAGAAAATGGTCTTCAGCGTGCCGCGGCCGCGGGTCGTCGTGGGAATTCCCAGCGGCGTTACCGAGGTGGAAAAGCGCGCCGTGTCCGACGCCTGCCTGAGCGCGGGCGCGCGCGAGGCATACCTCATTGAAGAACCCAAGGCGGCGGCCATCGGCGCGGGCCTCCCCATCACCGAGTCCGTCGGCAGCATGATCGTGGACATCGGCGGCGGTACCACCGAGGTGGCGGTGCTCTCGCTGGGCGGCGTCGTGGTCAGCCGCTCCATCCGCGTCGCTGGCGACGAGATGGACGACGACATCATCAACTACGCGCGCCAAAAGTACAACCTCCTCATCGGCGAACGCATGGCCGAGCGGGTGAAGATCGCCATCGGATCGGCGTACCCGCTGCCCGAAGAGAAGACCATGACCCTGCGGGGCCGCAACCTGGTTACGGGCCTGCCCGAAGAGGTGGAAGTCTCCAGCATTGAGATTCGCGAGGCCCTCGCGGGATCTGTCGCCACCATCGTCAACTCCGTGAAAGAGGCGCTGGACGACACCCCGCCCGAGTTGGTGGCCGACCTGATGGAGAACGGCATCGCGCTGGCCGGGGGCGGCGCGCTGTTGCAAGGAATGGCCACGCGCCTAAGCGAAGAAACCCACATGCGCGTCTACGTGGCCGAGAACCCCATGTGGTGCGTGGCGCTGGGGGCCGGCAAGGTGCTGGAAAACCTGGATTCCCTGCGCAAGGTCCTGGCCGATAGCCGCCGGCCAAGAAAGCGGTAG
- a CDS encoding DUF438 domain-containing protein → MSELFGNQKEMLKQLIKALHLGADPEMLKSRFRTLLGEIGPADIARAEQELIAEGMPAEEIQRLCDVHLAVLREAVEKEKPGEGPGHPIYILLKEHEYVKGDARDLAEVIGLLERATDWSAVEGELERLDALLRDFQEYNKHKVREENCLFPVLEKHGVTGPPSIMWMEHDQQRAAVKAAAEALAQRGTRAFAEFKAAILPHLHALAEGVPSHFYKEENILFPTALRLISDEEFKAIKASMDDLGYCYFTPPEVIGAREELEAQVGEGEIRLPSGALTPAELEAVLNALPADITFVGADDTVRYFSMGRERIFPRTPAIIGRSVQLCHPQKSVHVVNRILEDFKAGRREVAEFWIQMNGRLIHIRYFPVRGKDGRYLGTLEVTQDITDIQKITGQKRLLDE, encoded by the coding sequence ATGAGCGAACTGTTCGGCAATCAGAAGGAAATGCTGAAGCAACTCATCAAGGCGCTGCACCTGGGGGCAGATCCCGAGATGCTCAAGAGCCGATTCCGGACGCTCCTGGGCGAGATCGGCCCTGCCGACATCGCCAGGGCCGAGCAGGAACTCATCGCCGAGGGGATGCCGGCGGAGGAGATTCAGCGCCTGTGCGATGTCCATCTGGCCGTGCTGCGCGAGGCGGTGGAGAAGGAGAAGCCAGGCGAAGGCCCTGGGCATCCGATCTACATCCTGCTCAAGGAGCACGAATACGTTAAGGGCGACGCGCGCGATCTGGCCGAGGTCATCGGACTCCTGGAGCGGGCGACGGATTGGAGCGCCGTGGAGGGCGAACTGGAGCGCCTGGATGCACTGCTGCGCGACTTCCAAGAGTACAACAAGCACAAAGTGCGCGAGGAGAACTGCCTGTTTCCGGTGCTGGAGAAACACGGGGTAACCGGCCCGCCGTCCATCATGTGGATGGAGCACGACCAGCAGCGCGCCGCCGTCAAGGCGGCTGCCGAGGCGCTGGCGCAGCGGGGGACGCGCGCCTTCGCCGAGTTCAAGGCGGCCATCCTGCCCCACCTGCACGCGCTGGCCGAGGGCGTGCCCAGCCACTTCTACAAGGAAGAGAATATCCTGTTCCCCACCGCCCTGCGCCTGATTTCTGACGAGGAGTTCAAGGCGATCAAGGCGTCCATGGACGATTTGGGCTACTGTTACTTCACGCCACCTGAGGTCATCGGCGCGCGCGAAGAATTGGAGGCGCAGGTCGGCGAGGGGGAGATTCGCCTGCCATCGGGCGCACTGACGCCCGCCGAACTGGAGGCGGTGCTCAACGCGCTGCCCGCGGACATCACGTTCGTGGGCGCGGACGACACGGTGCGCTATTTCAGCATGGGCCGCGAGCGGATTTTCCCGCGCACCCCTGCTATCATCGGACGCTCCGTCCAGTTGTGCCATCCCCAGAAGAGCGTCCACGTGGTCAACCGCATCCTGGAGGATTTCAAGGCGGGGCGGCGCGAGGTGGCCGAGTTCTGGATTCAGATGAACGGACGTCTGATTCACATCCGCTACTTCCCCGTGCGGGGCAAGGACGGGCGCTACCTGGGCACGCTGGAGGTAACTCAGGACATCACGGACATCCAGAAGATCACGGGACAGAAGCGGCTGCTGGACGAGTGA
- the mreC gene encoding rod shape-determining protein MreC, with product MHSRTDTPTALIVAIIVLIAAFLVSQTGLFRPVRDLATTLLAPVQDQFSRLSRTVSDWVQGGRDMVALREENRDLRAQLDRLSVQLLQLEEANKEIEHLRALLNFTQTYPAYQFKGAEVVGYVVGSGASNLFPDLVLNVGARDGIRRNMPVVTERGLVGRVLDVYPNACRVLLIVDARSSVNAMIQRNRVTGLVEGRPGGKLVMTHIPHDSSVAEGDVVITSGLGGMFPKALIIGQVSKVIRDEVGLYQEAEVQPTVDFGGLERALVITNFTPTEVP from the coding sequence ATGCATTCGCGGACAGACACACCCACTGCCCTTATCGTCGCCATCATCGTCCTCATCGCGGCCTTTCTGGTCTCCCAGACGGGCCTGTTTCGCCCCGTGCGCGACCTGGCGACGACGCTGCTCGCGCCGGTGCAGGATCAATTCTCCCGTCTGAGCCGCACCGTGAGCGACTGGGTACAGGGCGGGCGCGACATGGTGGCGCTGCGCGAGGAGAACCGCGACCTGCGCGCCCAGTTGGACCGCCTGTCCGTGCAACTGCTCCAGTTGGAAGAGGCGAACAAAGAGATTGAGCACCTGCGGGCGCTGCTGAACTTCACCCAGACGTATCCGGCCTATCAGTTCAAGGGCGCAGAGGTGGTGGGCTACGTCGTCGGCAGTGGTGCGTCCAACTTGTTCCCCGACCTGGTGCTGAACGTGGGCGCGCGCGACGGCATCCGCCGCAACATGCCCGTCGTAACCGAGCGCGGGCTGGTGGGCCGCGTGCTGGATGTGTACCCCAATGCGTGCCGCGTGCTGCTCATCGTGGACGCGCGCAGTTCGGTGAACGCCATGATTCAGCGCAACCGCGTTACCGGCCTGGTGGAGGGGCGGCCCGGCGGCAAACTCGTCATGACCCACATCCCCCACGACAGCAGCGTGGCCGAGGGCGACGTGGTCATCACGTCGGGCCTGGGGGGCATGTTCCCCAAGGCGCTCATCATCGGGCAGGTGTCCAAAGTCATCCGCGACGAGGTGGGGCTGTACCAAGAGGCCGAGGTACAGCCGACGGTGGACTTCGGCGGCCTGGAGCGCGCCCTGGTCATCACAAACTTCACCCCCACCGAGGTGCCGTAG